Proteins from one Pseudomonas bijieensis genomic window:
- a CDS encoding OmpP1/FadL family transporter, producing the protein MKKMMLKTTLGLAVTLASTQLFASGFALNEQSISGMGTGFAGRSSVADDASTVFGNPAGMSRLKRQQVTGGFAAIDASTDIDDASGTQSGTNKGDMVPLTGVPMGYYVKPIDDQWAFGLGVYAPFGLITDYENGFQGRSFGSKSEVKVVTFQPTVSYAFNDKVSIGFGPTINRLSGSLESDLGVPGLPEAGVEIKGDDIGYGYNIGVLVQATDTTRVGLTYHSKVKYKLEGHTEVNPGAGTPPAVLSGARYDASLDITTPESVDFSVTQQINDAWTVYAGSTWTRWSRLKEITVENEGTSTGGGFVNPALGTITEEQNWHDTWAYAIGTSYQLNKQWVLRTGLSFDQAPTNNQDRSPRIPTGDRTIFSLGAGWSPTDDLTIDVAYSYLKEEKVNVSGSNALGQSYNAKYENSANGFGVGATYRF; encoded by the coding sequence ATGAAAAAAATGATGCTCAAAACCACCCTTGGCCTTGCCGTTACCTTGGCATCCACTCAACTTTTCGCCAGTGGCTTTGCCTTGAACGAACAAAGCATCAGTGGCATGGGCACTGGTTTCGCTGGTCGTTCTTCTGTTGCCGATGATGCAAGCACCGTATTTGGCAACCCTGCCGGCATGTCGCGCCTCAAGCGCCAGCAAGTCACCGGTGGCTTCGCCGCCATTGATGCCTCCACCGATATCGACGATGCCAGCGGCACCCAGTCCGGCACCAACAAGGGCGACATGGTCCCGCTCACTGGCGTTCCGATGGGTTATTACGTCAAGCCCATCGATGATCAATGGGCATTCGGCCTGGGTGTCTACGCACCGTTTGGCTTGATCACCGATTATGAAAACGGCTTCCAGGGACGGAGTTTCGGCAGCAAGAGCGAAGTGAAAGTCGTCACGTTCCAGCCAACCGTCAGCTATGCCTTCAACGACAAGGTATCGATCGGTTTCGGCCCGACCATCAACCGTCTTTCCGGCTCCCTGGAATCGGATCTGGGCGTACCAGGCCTGCCTGAGGCCGGCGTGGAGATCAAGGGTGACGACATTGGATACGGCTACAACATTGGTGTGCTAGTCCAGGCAACCGACACCACTCGTGTCGGCCTGACCTACCATTCCAAGGTCAAGTACAAACTTGAAGGCCACACCGAAGTCAACCCAGGTGCAGGCACTCCTCCTGCCGTACTGAGTGGCGCACGCTACGACGCTTCGCTGGACATCACCACGCCTGAGTCGGTGGACTTTTCGGTCACCCAGCAAATCAATGATGCCTGGACCGTCTACGCCGGCAGCACCTGGACTCGCTGGAGCCGTCTGAAAGAAATCACCGTGGAAAACGAAGGCACCAGCACTGGCGGCGGTTTTGTGAACCCAGCTCTCGGCACCATCACCGAAGAGCAAAACTGGCACGACACCTGGGCCTACGCCATCGGTACCTCCTACCAGTTGAACAAGCAGTGGGTGCTGCGTACCGGCCTGTCCTTCGACCAGGCGCCGACCAACAACCAGGACCGTTCGCCACGCATCCCGACCGGCGACCGGACCATCTTCAGCCTGGGCGCTGGCTGGAGCCCGACCGACGACCTGACCATCGACGTGGCTTATTCCTACCTCAAGGAAGAAAAAGTTAACGTCAGTGGCAGCAATGCCCTCGGCCAGTCCTACAACGCCAAATACGAAAACAGCGCCAACGGTTTCGGTGTCGGCGCAACCTACCGCTTCTGA
- the cobT gene encoding nicotinate-nucleotide--dimethylbenzimidazole phosphoribosyltransferase codes for MNHRWWLDPCKPLDTQALEQATARQQQLTKPAGSLGRLESVAVQLAGLQGQVKPSLDRLWIAIFAGDHGVVAEGVSAYPQEVTGQMLLNFVSGGAAISVLARQLGASLEVVDLGTVTPSLDLPGVRHLNVGPGTANFLQGPAMTASQGEQALHAGRDSVARAVAIGAQLFIGGEMGIGNTTAASALACALLECPVAHLVGPGTGLDAAGVGRKALVIERALALHAAQGNDPLQILFNLGGFEIAALVGAYLACAQQGVVVLVDGFICSVAALVAVRLNPACRSWLLFAHRGAEPGHRHVLETLGAEPLLDLGLRLGEGSGAALAVPLLRLACDLHGQMATFAEAAVADRPA; via the coding sequence ATGAATCACCGCTGGTGGCTGGACCCATGCAAGCCCCTCGATACCCAGGCTTTGGAGCAGGCCACGGCCCGTCAGCAACAGCTGACCAAACCCGCCGGTTCATTGGGCCGACTGGAATCGGTGGCGGTGCAACTGGCGGGCCTGCAAGGGCAGGTCAAGCCGAGCCTGGATCGGCTGTGGATCGCGATTTTTGCCGGTGACCACGGCGTGGTGGCTGAAGGCGTATCGGCCTATCCCCAGGAAGTCACTGGGCAGATGCTGCTCAACTTCGTCAGCGGCGGCGCGGCCATCAGCGTTCTGGCGCGGCAACTGGGCGCGTCCCTGGAAGTGGTGGACCTGGGCACCGTGACGCCTTCGCTCGACCTGCCCGGTGTGCGCCATCTGAATGTCGGCCCTGGCACGGCGAATTTCCTCCAGGGCCCAGCCATGACCGCGTCCCAGGGCGAACAAGCCTTGCACGCCGGCCGCGACAGCGTGGCCCGTGCCGTCGCCATCGGGGCGCAACTGTTCATCGGCGGCGAGATGGGCATCGGCAACACCACCGCCGCCAGCGCCCTGGCCTGCGCCTTGCTCGAATGCCCGGTGGCGCATCTGGTGGGGCCGGGCACGGGATTGGACGCGGCGGGCGTCGGCCGCAAGGCCCTGGTAATCGAACGGGCCCTGGCGTTGCACGCTGCCCAGGGCAACGACCCGCTGCAGATCCTGTTCAACCTCGGCGGTTTTGAAATCGCCGCGTTGGTCGGTGCGTACCTGGCCTGTGCCCAGCAGGGCGTCGTCGTGCTGGTGGATGGTTTCATCTGCAGCGTCGCGGCCCTGGTGGCGGTACGCCTCAATCCGGCGTGCCGGTCGTGGTTGCTGTTCGCCCATCGCGGCGCCGAACCGGGCCATCGCCACGTGCTGGAAACCCTCGGCGCCGAACCGCTGCTGGATCTCGGCCTGCGCCTGGGTGAGGGCAGTGGCGCGGCGCTGGCGGTGCCGCTGCTGCGCCTGGCGTGTGACCTGCACGGGCAGATGGCGACGTTTGCCGAAGCGGCCGTGGCGGATCGCCCGGCATGA
- a CDS encoding MarR family winged helix-turn-helix transcriptional regulator, with protein MLPSQCLCINLRRAARGVSRYYDGALDGFGINVAQYSLLNNLARLDQPSISSLAEAMGLDRSTLGRNLRVLEGEGLVALAEGDDLRNRIVVLTDAGHARLAAALPAWEAAQQKLIDKLGAEKRATLLALLDELA; from the coding sequence ATGCTTCCTTCCCAATGTCTGTGCATCAATCTGCGTCGTGCCGCACGTGGCGTCAGCAGGTATTACGACGGCGCCCTCGACGGCTTCGGGATCAACGTTGCCCAGTATTCTTTGCTGAACAACCTGGCGCGCCTGGATCAACCGAGCATTTCCTCCCTGGCCGAGGCCATGGGCCTGGATCGCAGCACCCTGGGGCGCAACCTGCGGGTGCTCGAAGGCGAGGGACTGGTGGCACTGGCCGAGGGCGACGACCTGCGCAACCGCATCGTCGTGCTCACTGACGCGGGGCACGCCCGGTTGGCGGCGGCGTTGCCGGCGTGGGAAGCGGCGCAACAGAAACTGATCGATAAGCTGGGCGCCGAAAAACGCGCGACCTTGCTGGCCTTGCTGGATGAACTGGCGTGA
- the cobU gene encoding bifunctional adenosylcobinamide kinase/adenosylcobinamide-phosphate guanylyltransferase has translation MLQLILGGARSGKSRLAEKLATDTRFPVTYIATSQPLDGEMNARVAQHRARRPAEWALLEEPLALARVLRENAASGQCLLVDCLTLWLTNLLMLDDPEQLNTEREALLDCLAALPGEIIFVSNETGMGVVPLGELTRRYVDEAGWLHQALAERCQRVVLTVAGLPLTLKGTAL, from the coding sequence ATGCTGCAACTCATCCTCGGCGGCGCCCGCTCCGGCAAGAGTCGCCTGGCGGAAAAGCTCGCCACGGACACCCGATTCCCCGTGACCTACATCGCCACCAGCCAACCCCTGGACGGCGAGATGAACGCACGGGTCGCCCAACACCGCGCCCGCCGTCCGGCCGAATGGGCGCTGCTGGAGGAGCCCTTGGCCCTGGCCCGAGTGCTGCGGGAAAACGCCGCTTCAGGGCAATGCCTGCTGGTGGATTGCCTGACCCTGTGGCTGACCAACCTGCTGATGCTCGACGATCCCGAGCAACTCAATACCGAGCGCGAAGCGCTGCTGGACTGCCTGGCCGCGCTGCCCGGTGAAATCATTTTTGTCAGCAACGAGACCGGCATGGGTGTCGTGCCGCTGGGCGAGTTGACTCGCCGTTACGTCGATGAAGCCGGTTGGCTGCATCAAGCCTTGGCCGAACGTTGTCAGCGCGTCGTGCTGACCGTCGCCGGCCTGCCCCTGACCCTCAAAGGTACTGCGTTATGA
- a CDS encoding cobyric acid synthase — MTTVMVQGTTSDAGKSTLVTALCRWVRRQGVSVVPFKPQNMALNSAVTADGGEIGRAQAVQAQAAGLEPHTDMNPVLLKPNSDTGAQVIIHGRAVTTMNAVAYHDYKAIAMQAVLASHARLSAAYPVVMVEGAGSPAEINLRAGDIANMGFAEAVDCPVLLIADINRGGVFAHLVGTLELLSPSEQARVKGFIINRFRGDIALLQPGLDWLEARTGKPVIGVLPYVMDLHLEAEDGLDQRQADKAEQVLKVVVPVLPRISNHTDFDPLRLHPQVDLQFIGPGQTIPPADLIILPGSKSVRSDLAYLRANGWDTAIQRHLRYGGKLLGICGGLQMLGQHVHDPLGLEGAAGSSAGLGLLAFETTLEHEKQLRNVRGRLALEEAEVSGYEIHAGVTSGPALEHAAVHLEDGRCDGAQSLDGQIFGTYLHGLFESPQASSALLRWAGLQDVQTVDYHGLRERDIERLADLVERHLDTGLLRELCGI, encoded by the coding sequence ATGACCACAGTGATGGTGCAGGGCACCACCTCCGATGCTGGCAAAAGTACCTTGGTTACGGCGCTGTGCCGCTGGGTCAGGCGCCAGGGTGTGAGCGTGGTGCCGTTCAAGCCGCAGAACATGGCCCTCAACAGCGCCGTGACCGCCGACGGCGGCGAAATTGGCCGCGCCCAAGCCGTGCAGGCCCAGGCCGCCGGGCTCGAACCGCATACCGACATGAACCCGGTGCTGCTCAAGCCCAACAGCGACACCGGCGCCCAGGTGATCATCCATGGCCGCGCCGTCACCACCATGAATGCCGTGGCCTATCACGATTACAAAGCCATCGCGATGCAAGCCGTGCTCGCCTCCCACGCGCGCTTGAGCGCGGCCTATCCGGTGGTGATGGTGGAGGGCGCCGGCTCCCCGGCGGAGATCAATCTGCGCGCCGGTGATATCGCCAACATGGGTTTTGCCGAGGCGGTGGACTGCCCGGTGCTGCTGATCGCCGATATCAACCGTGGCGGCGTGTTCGCCCATCTGGTCGGTACGCTGGAGTTGCTTTCCCCCAGCGAGCAGGCGCGGGTCAAGGGCTTCATCATCAACCGTTTTCGCGGCGACATCGCCTTGCTGCAACCGGGCCTGGACTGGTTGGAGGCGCGCACCGGCAAACCGGTGATCGGCGTGTTGCCGTACGTGATGGACCTGCACCTGGAAGCCGAGGACGGCCTCGACCAACGCCAGGCCGACAAGGCCGAGCAAGTGCTCAAGGTGGTGGTGCCGGTGTTGCCGCGCATCAGCAACCACACCGATTTCGATCCGCTGCGCCTGCACCCCCAGGTCGACCTGCAATTCATCGGCCCCGGCCAAACCATCCCGCCGGCCGACCTGATCATCCTGCCCGGTTCAAAAAGCGTGCGCAGCGACCTGGCCTATCTGCGCGCCAACGGTTGGGACACGGCGATCCAGCGTCACCTACGCTACGGCGGCAAGTTGCTGGGCATCTGCGGCGGCTTGCAGATGCTCGGCCAGCACGTCCACGACCCGCTGGGGCTGGAAGGGGCGGCGGGTTCCAGTGCCGGGTTGGGTTTGCTGGCTTTCGAAACGACCCTGGAACACGAGAAGCAATTGCGCAATGTGCGCGGGCGGTTGGCGTTGGAAGAGGCCGAAGTCAGTGGCTATGAGATTCATGCCGGCGTAACCAGCGGCCCGGCCTTGGAACATGCGGCGGTGCACCTAGAGGACGGTCGTTGCGACGGCGCCCAGAGCCTCGACGGGCAGATTTTCGGCACCTACCTGCACGGGCTGTTCGAGTCGCCCCAGGCCAGCAGCGCGTTGTTGCGTTGGGCCGGGTTGCAGGATGTGCAAACGGTGGACTACCACGGCTTGCGCGAGCGGGACATCGAGCGGTTGGCGGATCTGGTGGAGCGGCATTTGGATACTGGGCTGCTGCGTGAACTTTGTGGGATTTGA
- the cobC gene encoding alpha-ribazole phosphatase family protein codes for MTLRLDLLRHGETELGGGLRGSLDDALTARGWEQMHTAVAQGGPWDRLVSSPLQRCARFAEQLGARLNVPVHLDKDLQELHFGAWEGRSAAALMDTDAEALGRFWADPYAFTPPEGEPVLAFSSRVLAAVERLHAAYAGQRVLLVSHGGVMRLLLAQARGLPREQLLNVEVGHGALFSLAVSAGLVLKEAL; via the coding sequence ATGACCTTGCGCCTGGACCTGCTGCGTCACGGCGAAACCGAACTGGGCGGCGGCTTGCGCGGCAGCCTCGACGACGCCTTGACGGCCAGGGGCTGGGAGCAGATGCACACGGCTGTCGCCCAGGGCGGGCCCTGGGATCGCCTGGTCAGCTCACCCTTGCAGCGCTGCGCCCGTTTCGCCGAGCAACTCGGCGCCCGGCTCAACGTGCCGGTGCACCTGGACAAAGACCTGCAAGAGTTGCATTTCGGCGCCTGGGAAGGTCGCAGCGCGGCGGCGTTGATGGACACCGACGCCGAGGCATTGGGCCGGTTCTGGGCCGATCCCTATGCCTTCACGCCCCCCGAAGGCGAGCCGGTGCTGGCGTTTTCCAGCCGCGTCCTGGCGGCGGTCGAACGCCTGCACGCGGCCTATGCCGGTCAGCGGGTCTTGCTGGTCAGCCATGGCGGCGTGATGCGCCTGCTGCTGGCCCAGGCCCGCGGCCTGCCTCGGGAGCAGTTGCTCAATGTCGAAGTCGGTCATGGCGCGCTGTTTTCCCTGGCAGTGTCGGCAGGTTTAGTGCTTAAAGAGGCGCTTTGA
- the bluB gene encoding 5,6-dimethylbenzimidazole synthase, giving the protein MTDTAFSQTEREAVYRAIAERRDMRHFTGGTVEPALLRRLLEAAHQAPSVGLMQPWRFIRISDRALRGQIRQLVEQERVRTAEALGERSDEFMKLKVEGIDDCAEVLVAALMDDRERHIFGRRTLPEMDLASLSCAIQNLWLASRAEGLGMGWVSLFEPQALADLLGLPVGAKPLAVLCLGPVEGFYPAPMLALEGWAQPRPLSELLYENHWGVSP; this is encoded by the coding sequence TTTCTCCCAGACCGAACGCGAAGCGGTCTACCGCGCCATCGCCGAACGTCGTGACATGCGTCACTTCACCGGCGGCACGGTCGAACCGGCCCTGCTGCGCCGTCTGCTGGAAGCCGCGCACCAGGCCCCCAGCGTCGGCCTGATGCAACCATGGCGATTCATTCGCATCAGCGACCGCGCCTTGCGTGGGCAGATCCGCCAACTGGTGGAGCAGGAACGCGTCCGCACCGCCGAGGCCCTGGGCGAGCGCAGCGATGAGTTCATGAAGCTCAAGGTCGAAGGCATCGACGATTGCGCCGAAGTGCTGGTGGCGGCGTTGATGGATGATCGCGAGCGGCACATCTTCGGTCGCCGGACCTTGCCGGAAATGGACCTGGCCTCGCTGTCCTGCGCAATCCAGAATCTGTGGCTGGCCTCTCGCGCTGAAGGGTTGGGGATGGGCTGGGTATCGCTGTTCGAACCCCAGGCCCTGGCCGACCTGCTGGGCCTGCCCGTCGGGGCCAAGCCGCTGGCGGTACTCTGTCTGGGCCCGGTCGAGGGATTTTATCCGGCGCCAATGCTCGCCCTGGAAGGTTGGGCGCAGCCGCGTCCGCTCAGTGAACTGCTGTATGAAAACCATTGGGGTGTGAGCCCATGA
- the cobD gene encoding threonine-phosphate decarboxylase CobD gives MLEHGGRLRNAARQYGIAEADWLDLSSGLAPWPFDVPVIPQRAWARLPETDDGLEQAACDYYGALDVLPVAGSQMAIQLLPRLRRAGKVGVLSPCYAEHAEAWRRSGYIVREVLASEVDFFIDSLDVLVVVNPNNPTGLSLAPERLLDWHARLAQRGGWLVVDEAFMDITPALSLAAHTHLVGLIVLRSFGKFFGLAGVRLGFVLAERRLLKLLAEQVGPWAVSGPTRVLGQACLLDSDAHARQRQRCEATSQRLALVLEHHGFKPQGGCGLFQWLVTEHAEGLHDFMAHRGILLRLFTSTGSLRFGLPADDGEFLRLEQAFEAYAKDVQ, from the coding sequence ATGCTTGAACACGGTGGACGCCTGCGCAACGCGGCCCGGCAATACGGCATTGCCGAGGCGGATTGGCTCGACCTGTCCAGCGGCCTGGCGCCCTGGCCATTCGACGTCCCGGTTATTCCCCAGCGGGCCTGGGCACGCCTGCCGGAAACCGATGATGGTTTGGAGCAGGCCGCCTGCGATTACTACGGTGCGTTGGATGTGCTGCCGGTGGCCGGTTCGCAGATGGCTATTCAGTTGTTGCCGCGTTTGCGTCGGGCCGGCAAGGTCGGCGTGCTTTCGCCGTGTTATGCCGAACATGCCGAAGCCTGGCGCCGCAGTGGCTACATCGTGCGCGAAGTGTTGGCGTCGGAGGTGGATTTCTTCATCGACAGCCTCGATGTGCTGGTGGTGGTCAATCCGAACAATCCCACGGGCCTGAGCCTTGCGCCCGAGCGCTTGCTGGACTGGCATGCCCGCCTGGCCCAGCGCGGTGGCTGGCTGGTGGTGGATGAAGCCTTCATGGACATCACACCGGCGCTGAGCCTGGCGGCGCACACCCATCTGGTCGGGTTGATCGTGCTGCGTTCGTTTGGCAAGTTCTTTGGCCTGGCCGGGGTGCGCCTGGGTTTTGTCTTGGCCGAGCGCCGCTTGCTCAAGTTGCTCGCCGAACAGGTCGGGCCATGGGCCGTCAGCGGGCCGACCCGGGTCTTGGGCCAGGCGTGCTTGCTGGACAGCGACGCCCACGCCCGTCAACGCCAACGCTGCGAAGCCACCAGCCAACGCCTGGCGCTGGTGCTCGAGCATCACGGTTTCAAGCCTCAGGGCGGCTGCGGATTGTTCCAGTGGCTGGTCACCGAGCACGCCGAGGGGCTTCACGATTTCATGGCCCATCGCGGCATTCTCCTGCGGTTGTTCACCAGTACCGGCAGCCTGCGCTTCGGACTGCCGGCTGACGACGGCGAATTCCTGCGCCTCGAACAGGCCTTCGAGGCCTACGCCAAGGACGTTCAATGA
- a CDS encoding adenosylcobinamide-GDP ribazoletransferase, which yields MLPFWIALQFLSSLPVRLPGMPEPEQLGRSLLFYPLVGLVFGGLLWVLDSLLMGAPLLLHAALLLAAWVLLSGGLHLDGLADSADAWLGGFGDRERTLLIMKDPRSGPIAVVTLVLVLLLKWAALVALIEQEQALALLIVPMLGRGALLGLFLTTPYVRAGGLGQALADHLPRRSGWQVLSACALACLLLLGWAGLWALGVATLVFVGLRRMMLRRLQGCTGDTAGALLELLETAVLVALALR from the coding sequence ATGTTGCCCTTCTGGATCGCCCTGCAATTTCTCAGCAGCCTGCCGGTTCGCCTGCCTGGCATGCCCGAACCCGAGCAACTGGGTCGTTCGCTGCTGTTCTATCCGCTGGTAGGGCTGGTGTTCGGCGGGCTGTTATGGGTTTTGGATTCGTTGCTGATGGGTGCGCCGTTGCTGCTTCATGCCGCGTTGTTGCTGGCGGCGTGGGTGTTGCTTAGCGGTGGGCTGCATCTGGATGGCCTGGCCGACAGCGCCGATGCGTGGCTCGGCGGTTTCGGCGATCGCGAACGGACGTTGCTGATCATGAAGGATCCGCGCAGCGGGCCGATTGCCGTCGTGACGTTGGTGTTGGTGTTGCTGCTCAAATGGGCAGCGCTGGTGGCGTTGATCGAACAGGAGCAGGCCTTGGCGTTGCTCATCGTGCCGATGCTGGGGCGTGGCGCATTGCTGGGGTTGTTCCTGACGACGCCGTATGTACGTGCCGGTGGGTTAGGCCAGGCGCTCGCCGATCACTTGCCGCGCCGCTCGGGCTGGCAGGTGTTGTCGGCCTGTGCGCTAGCTTGCCTGCTGCTGTTGGGCTGGGCCGGGTTGTGGGCGTTGGGGGTGGCCACGCTGGTCTTCGTCGGGTTGCGACGGATGATGCTGCGCAGGCTGCAAGGCTGCACCGGAGATACGGCAGGCGCCTTGCTGGAACTGCTGGAAACCGCCGTTCTGGTCGCGTTGGCGTTGCGTTGA
- a CDS encoding glutathione peroxidase, which translates to MLMRWFAASALLLAVTGQVWAAGCPPLLEGSLPKLRAKETVDLCQRFAGKPLVVVNTASFCGFAPQFKGLEALNQRYKGEGLQVLGVPSNDFKQESKDGAETAKVCYVNYGVTFTMTEPQPVRGADAIPLFKHLAEQAGAPKWNFYKYVVDRQGKVVGSFSSRIKPDDPDFIKAVETAIASKP; encoded by the coding sequence ATGTTGATGCGCTGGTTTGCTGCTTCCGCCCTGTTGCTCGCTGTGACCGGGCAAGTCTGGGCCGCCGGTTGCCCGCCGTTGCTGGAGGGCTCGCTGCCCAAGCTGCGGGCCAAGGAAACCGTCGATCTGTGCCAGCGCTTCGCCGGCAAGCCGTTGGTGGTGGTCAACACCGCCAGCTTTTGTGGATTTGCCCCGCAGTTCAAAGGCCTCGAAGCGTTGAACCAGCGCTACAAGGGCGAAGGCTTGCAAGTGCTCGGCGTACCGTCCAACGATTTCAAACAGGAGTCCAAGGATGGCGCTGAAACGGCCAAGGTCTGCTACGTCAATTACGGCGTGACCTTCACCATGACCGAACCTCAGCCGGTGCGCGGTGCGGATGCGATACCGCTGTTCAAGCACCTGGCTGAACAAGCCGGCGCGCCGAAATGGAATTTCTACAAGTACGTGGTGGACCGCCAGGGCAAGGTCGTTGGCAGTTTTTCCAGCCGGATCAAGCCTGACGATCCCGATTTCATCAAGGCTGTGGAAACAGCCATCGCTTCCAAACCCTGA
- a CDS encoding MFS transporter, with protein MTSMWRTCGWVLVGSALILALSLGVRHGFGLFLAPMSAEFGWGREVFAFAIALQNLIWGLAQPFTGALADRFGAAKVVLIGGVLYALGLVFMGMADSPWSLSLSAGLLIGIGLSGTSFSVILGVVGRAVPPEKRSMGMGIASAAGSFGQFAMLPGTLGLIGWLGWSAALLALGLLVALIVPLVSMLKDAPLPVVGHEQTLAEALREACSHSGFWLLAIGFFVCGFQVVFIGVHLPAYLVDQHLPASVGTTVLALVGLFNIFGTYTAGWLGGRMSKPRLLTGLYLVRAVVIGLFLWLPVTTTTAYAFGMAMGLLWLSTVPLTNGTVATLFGVRNLSMLGGIVFLFHQLGSFLGGWLGGVVYDRTGSYDLIWQVSILLSLLAAALNWPVRERPVARLQVQVGAA; from the coding sequence ATGACATCGATGTGGCGTACCTGTGGTTGGGTCCTGGTGGGCAGCGCACTGATCCTGGCGTTGTCCCTGGGCGTGCGGCACGGCTTCGGCCTGTTCCTGGCGCCCATGAGTGCCGAGTTCGGCTGGGGCCGTGAGGTATTCGCCTTCGCCATTGCCTTGCAGAACCTGATCTGGGGCCTGGCGCAGCCTTTCACCGGCGCGCTGGCCGACCGCTTCGGTGCGGCGAAAGTGGTGCTGATCGGCGGTGTGCTCTACGCGCTTGGCCTGGTGTTCATGGGCATGGCCGACTCGCCGTGGTCGTTGTCGCTGAGCGCGGGTCTGTTGATCGGTATCGGCTTGTCGGGCACGTCCTTCTCGGTGATTCTGGGGGTGGTCGGACGAGCCGTGCCGCCGGAAAAACGCAGCATGGGCATGGGCATCGCCAGTGCCGCCGGTTCCTTCGGCCAGTTCGCCATGCTGCCCGGTACGCTGGGGCTGATCGGCTGGCTCGGTTGGTCGGCGGCGCTGCTGGCGCTGGGGCTGCTGGTGGCGTTGATCGTGCCGCTGGTGAGCATGCTCAAGGACGCGCCGTTGCCGGTGGTCGGCCACGAACAGACCCTGGCCGAAGCCTTGCGCGAGGCGTGCAGCCATTCCGGGTTCTGGCTGCTGGCGATTGGTTTTTTTGTCTGCGGTTTCCAGGTGGTGTTCATTGGCGTGCATTTGCCAGCGTACCTGGTGGACCAACACCTGCCCGCCAGCGTCGGTACCACGGTGCTGGCCCTGGTCGGGTTGTTCAACATCTTCGGCACCTACACCGCCGGCTGGCTGGGCGGGCGCATGTCCAAGCCGCGCCTGTTGACCGGGTTGTACCTGGTGCGGGCGGTGGTGATCGGTCTGTTCCTGTGGTTGCCGGTGACCACCACCACGGCCTATGCGTTCGGGATGGCGATGGGCTTGCTGTGGTTGTCGACGGTGCCGTTGACCAATGGCACGGTAGCGACCTTGTTCGGCGTACGAAATCTGTCGATGCTGGGTGGGATCGTGTTCCTGTTCCACCAGTTGGGCTCGTTCCTCGGTGGGTGGTTGGGTGGGGTGGTGTACGACCGCACTGGCAGCTATGACTTGATCTGGCAGGTATCGATCCTGCTCAGCCTGTTGGCGGCGGCGTTGAACTGGCCGGTGCGTGAGCGGCCGGTGGCGCGCCTGCAAGTCCAGGTCGGTGCGGCATGA
- the cbiB gene encoding adenosylcobinamide-phosphate synthase CbiB — MSVALLSAAAVALDALLGEPRRWHPLVAFGGFADRIEQRFNSGGRGWRSHGVTAWIIAVVPLTLLATALSWAPVVGWLVEILALYCALGLRSLGEHVEPVARALRSGDLDEARLRVGYLVSRETAELDETAVARAATESVLENGSDAVFAALFWFAVAGAPGVVLYRLSNTLDAMWGYRNERFERFGWAAAKIDDVLNYIPARLVALTYALLGKTRLALKCWRTQGPTWDSPNAGPVMAAGAGALGVELGGAAVYHGELHQRPPLGEGLSASADSIDRGWQLVQRGVWLWLLILCLGAEFYA; from the coding sequence ATGAGTGTGGCGTTGCTCAGTGCCGCTGCGGTGGCGCTGGATGCGCTGTTGGGCGAGCCCCGGCGCTGGCATCCGTTGGTGGCGTTCGGTGGCTTTGCCGATCGCATCGAACAACGCTTCAATTCCGGCGGGCGCGGCTGGCGCAGCCACGGGGTGACGGCGTGGATCATCGCCGTGGTGCCGCTGACCCTGCTGGCCACGGCTCTGTCCTGGGCGCCTGTGGTGGGTTGGCTGGTGGAGATCCTGGCGTTGTACTGTGCCCTCGGCCTGCGCAGCCTTGGCGAACATGTCGAGCCGGTGGCGCGGGCGCTGCGCAGTGGTGATCTGGACGAGGCGCGCCTGCGAGTCGGCTATCTGGTCAGCCGCGAGACGGCAGAACTGGACGAGACCGCCGTGGCCCGCGCCGCCACCGAATCGGTGCTGGAAAACGGCAGCGACGCGGTGTTCGCCGCGCTGTTCTGGTTCGCCGTGGCTGGCGCGCCCGGCGTGGTGCTGTACCGCTTGAGCAATACCCTCGACGCCATGTGGGGCTATCGCAATGAACGCTTCGAACGCTTTGGCTGGGCGGCGGCGAAGATCGACGACGTGCTCAACTACATCCCGGCGCGCCTGGTGGCGTTGACCTACGCGCTGCTCGGCAAGACCCGCCTGGCGCTCAAGTGCTGGCGCACCCAAGGCCCAACCTGGGACAGCCCCAACGCCGGGCCGGTGATGGCCGCGGGTGCCGGCGCGCTGGGCGTCGAGCTGGGCGGGGCGGCGGTTTATCACGGCGAACTGCACCAACGTCCGCCCTTGGGCGAAGGCTTGTCGGCGAGTGCCGACTCCATCGATCGCGGCTGGCAATTGGTCCAGCGCGGGGTATGGTTGTGGTTGCTGATTCTCTGCCTGGGAGCTGAGTTTTATGCTTGA